One Cucurbita pepo subsp. pepo cultivar mu-cu-16 chromosome LG11, ASM280686v2, whole genome shotgun sequence DNA window includes the following coding sequences:
- the LOC111805085 gene encoding rac-like GTP-binding protein ARAC7 isoform X2, giving the protein MMSASKFIKCVTVGDGAVGKTCMLICYTSNKFPTDYIPTVFDNFSANVSVDGNIVNLGLWDTAGQEDYSRLRPLSYRGADVFVLAFSLISRASYENILKKWMPELRRFAPNVPIILVGMKLDLREDRRYANEQTGYDIITSSQGEELRKQIGASAYIECSSKTQQNVKAVFDTAIKVVLQPPRRRELPKKKTRRGSGCSFTSIICGGCAA; this is encoded by the exons ATGATGAGCGCTTCCAAGTTCATTAAATGCGTCACTGTTGGAGATGGAGCTGTTGGGAAGACCTGTATGCTTATTTGTTACACCAGCAATAAGTTCCCCACT GATTACATTCCCACAGTGTTTGACAATTTCAGTGCCAATGTGTCTGTGGATGGGAACATTGTGAATTTGGGGTTATGGGACACCGCAG GTCAGGAAGATTATAGCAGGCTAAGGCCTTTGAGTTACAGAGGTGCAGATGTGTTTGTTCTAGCTTTCTCATTAATTAGTAGAGCCAGCTATGAAAATATCCTCAAGAAG TGGATGCCTGAACTGCGAAGATTTGCACCCAACGTCCCGATCATTCTAGTTGGAATGAAGCTCG ATCTCCGTGAGGACCGACGATATGCTAACGAACAAACAGGGTATGATATCATTACATCTTCTCAG GGTGAGGAGCTGAGAAAACAAATTGGTGCTTCAGCTTACATTGAGTGCAGTTCTAAGACACAGCAG AATGTCAAAGCTGTATTTGATACAGCCATTAAAGTTGTTCTGCAACCTCCAAGGAGAAGGGAACTCCCAAAGAAGAAAACACGCCGAGGATCAGGCTGCTCGTTCAC GAGCATCATTTGTGGAGGCTGTGCTGCCTAG
- the LOC111804919 gene encoding methyltransferase-like protein 5: MKLKQLESFLGEIQQFSNPKVELEQYPTGPHIASRMLYTAENSFGDVSGKIVADLGCGCGTLGAAAALLGAEHVTGIDIDPESLEIASSNAEYLELEMDLVQCDVKNLVLRGQVFDTIVMNPPFGTRRKGADMEFLSAALKLASKAVYSLHKTSTRDHIKRAALRDYGAQSAEVLCELRYDVPQLYKFHKRKEVDIAVDLWRFVPRSPRENGV; encoded by the exons ATGAAGCTCAAGCAGTTAGAGTCATTCCTCGGTGAAATTCAACAGTTCTCCAATCCAAAG GTGGAGCTCGAGCAGTACCCAACTGGACCTCACATTGCTTCTCGCATGTTGTACACT GCAGAGAATTCTTTTGGAGATGTTAGTGGCAAGATAGTAGCTGATTTGGGTTGTGGTTGTGGTACATTAGGGGCTGCAGCTGCGCTGCTGGGTGCAGA GCATGTTACAGGAATTGACATTGATCCTGAATCTCTTGAAATAGCATCTTCAAATGCAGAGTATCTTGAG TTGGAAATGGACTTGGTTCAGTGTGATGTAAAGAACTTGGTATTGAGAG GCCAGGTTTTTGATACCATTGTAATGAATCCACCATTCGGAACACGGCGAAAGGGTGCAGATATGGAATTCCTTTCTGCAGCTTTGAAG CTTGCATCCAAAGCAGTTTATTCTTTGCACAAGACCTCAACAAGAGAT CATATAAAACGTGCAGCTTTGCGGGATTACGGTGCCCAAAGTGCCGAGGTTTTATGCGAG CTTCGATACGACGTGCCCCAACTTTACAAATTTCACAAGAGAAAAGAGGTCGACATTGCCGTGGACCTTTGGCGATTCGTGCCAAGAAGCCCCCGAGAAAATGGTGTTTAG
- the LOC111805804 gene encoding cyclin-dependent kinase F-1-like yields MESPPAKSWSIHTRPDIIQKYQILERVGSGAYSDVHRARRLSDGVIVALKEIHDYQSAFREIEALQILQGSPNIVVLHEYFWREDEDAVLVLEFMRTDLATVIAEAKKRGSDGVESGRGLAVGEVKRWMIQILSGLDACHRNMIVHRDLKPSNLLISDDGVLKLADFGQARILMAPEYVEPNGISQPCEMNSSDQVPASQPSAIFPGTESSVREGNGTEEQEPIGKEEYLSDLGELKAKNSANEFDKETYTYDGDTSCLATCTTSDLEDDPFKGSSYSYEIEGGVPADDGQGSLTSCVGTRWFRAPELLYGSTSYGLAIDLWSLGCIFAELFTLEPLFPGTADIDQMSKIFTTLGNLTEDSWPGCSELPDFHIISFNTIEKPIGLEACLPNCSPDEIFIVKRLLRYDPANRATAMELLQDKYFTEDPFPVPLAELRVPLTRSGQDEDSPAGWYDYDESDSDMDELGPMNVTTSATGYSIQFD; encoded by the exons ATGGAATCTCCACCGGCCAAGAGCTGGAGCATCCACACTCGGCCGGATATCATCCAGAAGTACCAGATCCTCGAGCGAGTCGGATCCGGTGCTTATTCCGATGTTCACCGTGCGCGACGGCTCTCCGACGGCGTCATCGTCGCTTTGAAGGAGATCCACGATTATCAATCGGCGTTCCGCGAAATCGAGGCGCTTCAAATCCTTCAAGGTTCGCCTAATATCGTCGTTCTGCACGAGTACTTTTGGCGCGAAGATGAAGATGCCGTGCTTGTTCTCGAGTTTATGAGAACGGATTTGGCCACCGTTATAGCGGAGGCGAAGAAGCGAGGATCGGACGGGGTAGAATCCGGGCGTGGACTAGCGGTCGGGGAGGTGAAACGGTGGATGATCCAGATTTTGAGTGGCCTTGATGCTTGTCATAGGAATATGATCGTGCATAGGGACTTGAAACCTAGCAATTTGTTGATATCCGATGATGGCGTGCTCAAGCTTGCCGATTTTGGACAG GCAAGAATACTCATGGCGCCTGAATATGTTGAACCAAATGGGATCTCTCAACCATGTGAGATGAACTCTTCAGATCAAGTACCTGCTTCTCAGCCCTCTGCAATTTTTCCTGGAACGGAAAGCTCGGTTCGAGAAGGTAACGGAACCGAAGAGCAAGAACCAATTGGCAAGGAGGAATATCTTAGCGATTTAGGCGAGCTGAAAGCAAAAAATTCAGCAAATGAATTTGACAAGGAAACATATACTTATGATGGAGATACATCTTGCTTAGCAACATGTACCACGAGTGACCTTGAAGATGATCCATTTAAAGGTTCATCATATTCTTATGAAATTGAAGGAGGAGTTCCAGCAGATGATGGTCAAGGTTCGCTCACTTCATGTGTCGGTACTCGCTGGTTCAGGGCCCCCGAATTACTCTATGGCTCAACGAGCTACGGTTTGGCGATCGACTTATGGTCGTTGGGCTGCATTTTTGCTGAACTTTTTACATTGGAACCTCTTTTTCCAGGAACTGCTGACATTGATCAAATGAGCAAAATTTTCACTACTCTTGGCAACTTGACTGAAGATTCCTGGCCAGGTTGTTCTGAACTTCCTGATTTCcatattatatcattcaaCACAATAGAAAAGCCAATCGGTTTAGAAGCATGTCTTCCCAACTGCTCTCCTGATGAAATTTTTATCGTTAAAAGACTGCTTCGTTATGACCCGGCTAACCGAGCGACTGCCATGGAATTGCTCCAAGATAAGTATTTCACTGAGGATCCATTCCCAGTTCCGTTGGCTGAGCTTCGTGTTCCTTTGACCAGAAGTGGACAGGATGAGGATTCTCCTGCTGGATGGTACGATTACGATGAGTCCGATTCCGATATGGATGAACTCGGCCCCATGAACGTTACCACCAGTGCCACTGGTTACTCGATACAATTTGATTGA
- the LOC111805085 gene encoding rac-like GTP-binding protein ARAC7 isoform X1 translates to MMSASKFIKCVTVGDGAVGKTCMLICYTSNKFPTDYIPTVFDNFSANVSVDGNIVNLGLWDTAGQEDYSRLRPLSYRGADVFVLAFSLISRASYENILKKWMPELRRFAPNVPIILVGMKLDLREDRRYANEQTGYDIITSSQGEELRKQIGASAYIECSSKTQQNVKAVFDTAIKVVLQPPRRRELPKKKTRRGSGCSFTRSIICGGCAA, encoded by the exons ATGATGAGCGCTTCCAAGTTCATTAAATGCGTCACTGTTGGAGATGGAGCTGTTGGGAAGACCTGTATGCTTATTTGTTACACCAGCAATAAGTTCCCCACT GATTACATTCCCACAGTGTTTGACAATTTCAGTGCCAATGTGTCTGTGGATGGGAACATTGTGAATTTGGGGTTATGGGACACCGCAG GTCAGGAAGATTATAGCAGGCTAAGGCCTTTGAGTTACAGAGGTGCAGATGTGTTTGTTCTAGCTTTCTCATTAATTAGTAGAGCCAGCTATGAAAATATCCTCAAGAAG TGGATGCCTGAACTGCGAAGATTTGCACCCAACGTCCCGATCATTCTAGTTGGAATGAAGCTCG ATCTCCGTGAGGACCGACGATATGCTAACGAACAAACAGGGTATGATATCATTACATCTTCTCAG GGTGAGGAGCTGAGAAAACAAATTGGTGCTTCAGCTTACATTGAGTGCAGTTCTAAGACACAGCAG AATGTCAAAGCTGTATTTGATACAGCCATTAAAGTTGTTCTGCAACCTCCAAGGAGAAGGGAACTCCCAAAGAAGAAAACACGCCGAGGATCAGGCTGCTCGTTCAC CAGGAGCATCATTTGTGGAGGCTGTGCTGCCTAG